A window of Kocuria sp. TGY1127_2 genomic DNA:
CCCGACTGCCCCGAGTCGGCGAGAAGGGCCCGGTTTCAGACTGGACCGGGCCCTTCTCGCGGTGTCCTTTATGCGAAGGCGGATTGCCCCGTGATGTCGCGACCGACAATGAGTCGCTGGATGTTCTCGGTTCCCTCGTATGTGTGAACACCCTCGATGTCGAACATGTGGCGGATCACGTGGTTTTCCAGGAGCACGCCGTTGCCGCCCAGCATGTCGCGTGCGGTAGCGAGAACCTTCCGCGCTTTCGTGGTGTTGTGGACTTTGAACAAGCTTGCTTGTTGGTCCCTCAGGGTCCCTGCTTCCTGGAGCTTGGCGATCCGCGCCGCCATGAGCTGCATGTCCGTGATCTCGGAGAGCATTTCGACCAAGCGTTCCTGAATCATCTGGAACTTCGCGAGCGGCTTTCCGAACTGGATGCGCTGCTGGCTGTAGTGCAGGGCGGTCTCGTATGCGCTGATCGCGTGGCCCAATGCGGACCAGGCAACCCCGACACGGGTCTGCACGAGGACCACGGAAACGTCCTTGAAGTTCTTGACCCCCGGAAGGAGATTCTCTGCCGGAACTCTCACGTCGTTGAGGCTGATGCGGGCCTGGTAGATGGCTCGCAGGGTGCCTTTGCCTTCGATCACCTCGGCGTCGTAGCCCTCGGATTCCTGGTCCACGATGAAACCGCGTACGTTGTTCTCCTCGTCGCGCGCCCAAACCACTGTGATGCCACCCGAGGCACCGTTGCCGATCCATTTCTTCTCACCGGTGATGACGTATTCGTCGCCGTCCTTGACTGCCCGGGTTTCCAAGGACACGGAGTCCGATCCGTGGTCTGGTTCGGTCAGGGCGAAAGATCCCAGCAAACTCGCGTCCGCCAGCGGGTCAAGGTATTTCTTCTTCTGGTCCTCGGAGCCGAACAAGGCAATGGAGCGCAGAGCCAACCCGCCTTGGACAGCAACGGCCGTGGCCATGGAACCATCCCATCGGGACAGTTCCATCGTCACCAGACCGGCCGCCAACGGTGAGAGCTTCCGGTGGCCGGGTACATCCAGACCATCGGTCATGAGGTCGAGCTCCCCGATTCGACGTACCAGGTCCAGAGGGTATTCCGCACGGTCCCAGTATCCATTGACCAGCGGAAGAATTTCCCGCCCGTACTGCCGGGCCACATTCCATGCTTTGCGGTCTTCGTCGGTCGCATCGGAAAACACATCCAGATAATCCGTGTCGACGGGCTCGGTCAGATCGTAGGAAATCTCAGGGTTTACCGCGTTCACGGTCCCTCCTTCAGGGTTGTTGGATTCTCTGTCCCGTGTGGCTCGACGCCGACCGGTCCTCTTCGTCGGTGAAGGGCCACGGGCGTCAGGTCAGTAACTCGGCTCACAGTCTACCGGCTCGCCAGCGGCACACCGGACTCCGAACCCCTGCGCCACTAGACGGAACGCAGGTCTCTCTTGAGGATCTTTCCCGATTGGTTACGGGGCAGTTCCGCGACGACTTCGATGCGTTTGGGTACTTTGAACGGCGCGAGATGCTCCTTGGCGTGAGCGATCACCTCGGCTTGGTCCAACGACGCCCCTTCCCGCGGGACGATGAAAGCAGTGACGGCTTCGATCCAACGCTCGTCGGGGACTCCCACAACCGCCACCTCGGCGACGCCTTCATACCGGTAGATCACGTCCTCGATTTCTCGGGACGCAACCAATATCCCACCGGTATTAATGACGTCCTTGATTCGGTCCACGACCTCGATGTACCCGGCGTCGTCCATGACCACTTGGTCACCCGAGTGGAACCAACCGCCCTCGAAGGCTTCGTCCGTGGCCTCGGGCATGTTCCAGTAACCCATGCAGACCTGGGGCCCCCGATACTGGATTTCGCCGGGTTCGCCGACTCGGGCACGCAGACCGTCGGCGGTCATGATCCGCACCCTGACGTTGTGGACGGGCTTTCCACACGACGCCGGGCGCTGGTCGTGTTCTTCGGGTTTGAGGACGCAGGTCAGTGGCCCCAATTCGGATTGTCCGAAACAGTTGTAGAACCCGATCCCCGGGTACCGCGAGCGCAATTTCTCCAACACCGCGACCGGCATGATCGATGCTCCGTACTGCGCTTTGCGCAAGCTCGACAAGTCGCGCCGGTCCACATCAGGGTGGTTTGCGAGCGGGACCCACACCGTGGGTGCCAAGAAGAGTGAACCGATTTTCTCTTTCTCGACGCGCTCGAGGATCTCCGGAATATCCGGTTTCTCCAGAAGGCGCACGGTCGCACCCATCAGCAGGTACGGAACCGCGAAAACGTGGAGCGCGGCAGAGTGGTAGAGAGGCATCGCGATGAGGGGCGCGTCCTCGGGGCCGAGGGAAAGGACCGTGATGCAGGACTCGTATTGGGCCCTCAGACTATTGTGGCTGTGAACGGCACCCTTGGGTTTGGATGTGGTTCCGGAGGTGTACAGCAATTGGGCGACGTCGCCACCGGATTGGACAGGCGTGCCGAGAGGTTCGGGCCGCGCGCCGTTTGTGCCGAATTCGTCCGGGAAGTCTTCCATGACTCGTTCCAGCAACGCACCGGGCTCCCCGAAGAGCGGTTGGACGGACTCAGCTGGGACGTCGCCCAGAACTCTCTCCGCTGTCTCCCGTAGCCCGGGATCCGTGAATACCGCGGAGGCTCCGCTGTCCTTCAGGATATGTGCGAGCTCGTTGCCCGTGAGGGCGAAGTTCACGGGCACGTGGACGTATCCTGCCCGCAACGTGGCGAAGAAGCCGATCAGGAACGCGTCGGAGTTCTTGCCGTAGAACGCGATCCGTGCCCCTTCGTCGAATCCTTGGGACCGCAGTATCCGGGCGGCGGCCGTGACCGCGGCGTCGAAGTCCCGGTAGGACCATTCGCGGCCTTCGAATTTCAGGGCGATGTGCAGGTCCGACCGGGCGGCGCTTCGGGCGAGAGCGGCGTCGATGCTCTCTTCTCGCGCGGCACGGACCTGCTCAAACGTACTGACTTCCGGCATTGCCTTCATCTCATTCACCCCATCGCTCGATGATGGTCACGTTGGCCTGCCCTCCGCCTTCGCACATGGTCTGGAGACCGAATCGTCCGCCGGTCTGCTCCAACGTGTGAAGCAGCGTCGTCATGAGGCGGGCTCCCGTGGCGCCAATGGGGTGGCCCAAAGCAATGGCTCCTCCCCGCCGATTGACCTTGGCCATATCCGGTTCAAGCTCTCGTGCCCAGGCCAGAACCACCCCGGCGAAAGCCTCGTTGATCTCGATCGCGTCCATGTCCTCGAGGGTCATCCCTGACCGTTCGAGTGCGCGTCTCGTCGCGCGAATCGGCGCGGTCAGCATTTGTACGGGATCATCGCCACGGGCCGACAGGTGATGGATCCTCGCTCGTGGGTTCAGCCCGAATTTCTCGACCGCATTGGCCGAAGCGATGACCACAGCGGCAGCCCCGTCGGAGACCTGCGAAGCGGAGGCTGCCGTGTGGATGCCTCCCGGAACGATGGGGTCAAGCTCGGACATCTTGGCTCGATTCGGCTCGCGAGGACCTTCGTCGCGGACGACATCGCTTACCGGGACGATCTCCTCGTCGAAGACCCCGGCTTCCCATGCCGCAATGG
This region includes:
- a CDS encoding acyl-CoA dehydrogenase family protein; this translates as MNAVNPEISYDLTEPVDTDYLDVFSDATDEDRKAWNVARQYGREILPLVNGYWDRAEYPLDLVRRIGELDLMTDGLDVPGHRKLSPLAAGLVTMELSRWDGSMATAVAVQGGLALRSIALFGSEDQKKKYLDPLADASLLGSFALTEPDHGSDSVSLETRAVKDGDEYVITGEKKWIGNGASGGITVVWARDEENNVRGFIVDQESEGYDAEVIEGKGTLRAIYQARISLNDVRVPAENLLPGVKNFKDVSVVLVQTRVGVAWSALGHAISAYETALHYSQQRIQFGKPLAKFQMIQERLVEMLSEITDMQLMAARIAKLQEAGTLRDQQASLFKVHNTTKARKVLATARDMLGGNGVLLENHVIRHMFDIEGVHTYEGTENIQRLIVGRDITGQSAFA
- a CDS encoding fatty acyl-CoA synthetase; the protein is MPEVSTFEQVRAAREESIDAALARSAARSDLHIALKFEGREWSYRDFDAAVTAAARILRSQGFDEGARIAFYGKNSDAFLIGFFATLRAGYVHVPVNFALTGNELAHILKDSGASAVFTDPGLRETAERVLGDVPAESVQPLFGEPGALLERVMEDFPDEFGTNGARPEPLGTPVQSGGDVAQLLYTSGTTSKPKGAVHSHNSLRAQYESCITVLSLGPEDAPLIAMPLYHSAALHVFAVPYLLMGATVRLLEKPDIPEILERVEKEKIGSLFLAPTVWVPLANHPDVDRRDLSSLRKAQYGASIMPVAVLEKLRSRYPGIGFYNCFGQSELGPLTCVLKPEEHDQRPASCGKPVHNVRVRIMTADGLRARVGEPGEIQYRGPQVCMGYWNMPEATDEAFEGGWFHSGDQVVMDDAGYIEVVDRIKDVINTGGILVASREIEDVIYRYEGVAEVAVVGVPDERWIEAVTAFIVPREGASLDQAEVIAHAKEHLAPFKVPKRIEVVAELPRNQSGKILKRDLRSV
- a CDS encoding acetyl-CoA C-acetyltransferase gives rise to the protein MPEAYIVDAIRTPVGRRKGGLASTHPVDLAAVPIRAALERTGVDSEEFDEIILGCIDQVGPQAFDIARTSWLAAGGSEAVPGTTIDRQCGSGQQAVHYAAQAVMSGTSDLVLAGGIQSMSSIPLGWANTATNQLGFPNPFAGSEEWGKRYGDQEISQFRGVELMAERWGFTRDDVETFAAESHRRAIAAWEAGVFDEEIVPVSDVVRDEGPREPNRAKMSELDPIVPGGIHTAASASQVSDGAAAVVIASANAVEKFGLNPRARIHHLSARGDDPVQMLTAPIRATRRALERSGMTLEDMDAIEINEAFAGVVLAWARELEPDMAKVNRRGGAIALGHPIGATGARLMTTLLHTLEQTGGRFGLQTMCEGGGQANVTIIERWGE